In Pseudomonas putida, a genomic segment contains:
- the xerC gene encoding tyrosine recombinase XerC, with product MEGQLDAYCAHLRNERQVSEHTLLAYRRDLAKVIEYCNSQGIAGWGALQIQQLRQLVARQHHHGQSPRSLARLLSAVRGLYRYLIREGVCQHDPATGLSAPRGERRLPKVLDTDRALQLLDGGVDDDFIARRDQAILELFYSSGLRLSELTNLDLQQLDLAAGLVQVLGKGGKARVLPVGRKAREALQAWFKLRGIGGPRDSAVFITRQGKRMSPRAIQLRVKTAGERELGQHLHPHMLRHSFASHVLESSQDLRAVQEMLGHADISTTQIYTHLDFQHLAEVYDSAHPRAKRSKGTES from the coding sequence ATGGAAGGCCAACTGGACGCTTATTGCGCACACCTGCGCAACGAGCGCCAGGTGTCCGAGCACACCCTGCTGGCGTACCGGCGCGACCTGGCAAAGGTCATCGAATACTGCAACAGCCAGGGTATCGCCGGCTGGGGCGCCCTGCAGATCCAGCAACTGCGCCAACTGGTCGCCCGCCAACATCACCACGGCCAGTCGCCCCGCAGCCTGGCGCGCCTGCTGTCGGCGGTGCGCGGCCTGTACCGCTATCTCATTCGCGAGGGCGTTTGCCAACACGACCCGGCCACCGGCCTGAGCGCCCCACGGGGCGAGCGCCGACTGCCCAAGGTGCTGGACACCGACCGCGCCCTGCAGCTGCTCGATGGCGGCGTCGATGACGACTTCATCGCCCGCCGTGACCAGGCCATTCTCGAACTGTTCTATTCCTCCGGCCTGCGCCTGTCGGAGCTGACCAATCTCGACCTCCAGCAGCTCGACCTCGCCGCCGGCCTGGTGCAGGTACTCGGCAAGGGCGGCAAGGCACGCGTGCTGCCGGTCGGGCGCAAGGCCCGCGAGGCGCTGCAGGCGTGGTTCAAGCTGCGCGGCATCGGCGGCCCGCGTGACAGCGCGGTGTTCATCACCCGCCAGGGCAAGCGCATGAGCCCACGGGCCATCCAGCTACGGGTGAAGACTGCCGGCGAGCGCGAGCTGGGCCAGCACCTGCACCCGCACATGCTTCGCCATTCCTTCGCCAGCCATGTGCTGGAATCGTCCCAGGACCTGCGCGCGGTGCAGGAGATGCTCGGCCATGCCGACATCAGCACCACGCAGATCTACACCCACCTGGACTTCCAGCACCTGGCCGAGGTGTACGACAGCGCCCACCCCCGGGCCAAACGCAGCAAAGGCACAGAATCATGA
- a CDS encoding DUF484 family protein, with translation MTDQPKVVPQPDDLDAEAVVAYLRAHPTFFAEHDELLIEQRIPHQRGDSVSLVERQLKLLRDRNIEMRHRLSQLMDVARDNDRLFDKTRRLILDLLDATTLEEVVMAVEDSLRQEFQVPFVSLILFGDNAAPVGRWVSGAEAQQAIGGLLGGGKTVSGNLREHELAFLFGEQQRHEVGSSAVAALEHQGLHGVLAIGSRDPQHYKSSVGTLFLGYIAEVLGRVVPRVTQTLRPVR, from the coding sequence ATGACCGATCAGCCAAAGGTTGTACCGCAACCCGATGACCTCGACGCCGAGGCGGTGGTCGCGTACCTGCGCGCCCACCCGACCTTCTTCGCCGAGCACGACGAACTGCTCATCGAGCAGCGCATTCCCCACCAGCGCGGCGACAGCGTGTCGCTGGTGGAGCGCCAGCTCAAGCTGCTGCGTGACCGCAACATCGAGATGCGCCATCGCCTGTCGCAACTGATGGACGTGGCCCGCGACAACGACCGGCTGTTCGACAAGACCCGCCGGCTGATCCTCGACCTGCTCGATGCCACCACCCTGGAAGAAGTGGTGATGGCCGTCGAAGACAGCCTGCGTCAGGAATTCCAGGTGCCCTTCGTCAGCCTCATCCTGTTTGGCGACAACGCGGCGCCCGTGGGGCGCTGGGTCAGCGGGGCCGAGGCGCAGCAAGCCATCGGCGGGCTGCTCGGCGGCGGCAAGACGGTCAGTGGCAACCTGCGCGAGCACGAGCTGGCCTTCCTGTTCGGCGAGCAGCAGCGCCACGAGGTCGGTTCCAGCGCCGTCGCTGCCCTGGAACACCAGGGCTTGCACGGCGTGCTGGCGATCGGCAGCCGCGACCCGCAACACTACAAGAGCAGCGTCGGCACGTTGTTCCTCGGCTATATCGCCGAAGTGCTCGGCCGCGTCGTCCCGCGTGTGACCCAGACCCTGCGTCCGGTGCGCTGA
- the dapF gene encoding diaminopimelate epimerase, producing MLLRFTKMHGLGNDFMVLDLVSQHAHIQPKHAKQWGDRHTGIGFDQLLIVEAPSNPEVDFRYRIFNADGSEVEQCGNGARCFARFVLDKRLTAKKRIRVETKGGIIVLDVQNDGQVCVDMGAPRLNPADIPFVADEQATSYPLEVDGQVYPIATVSMGNPHAVLRVDNVASAPVHTLGPKIENHPRFPQRVNAGFLQVIDRHRANLRVWERGAGETQACGTGACAAAVAAISQGWMDSPVSLDLPGGRLNIEWAGPGKPVLMTGPAVRVYEGQVRL from the coding sequence ATGCTGCTGCGCTTTACCAAGATGCATGGGCTGGGCAACGACTTCATGGTCCTCGACCTGGTCAGCCAGCACGCGCATATCCAGCCCAAGCACGCCAAGCAATGGGGTGATCGGCACACCGGGATCGGCTTCGACCAGCTGCTGATCGTCGAGGCGCCAAGCAATCCGGAAGTGGATTTCCGCTACCGGATCTTCAACGCCGACGGCTCGGAAGTCGAGCAATGCGGCAACGGCGCGCGTTGCTTCGCGCGTTTCGTGCTCGACAAGCGCCTGACCGCCAAGAAGCGCATCCGCGTCGAGACCAAGGGCGGCATCATCGTGCTGGACGTGCAGAACGACGGCCAGGTGTGTGTCGACATGGGCGCGCCGCGTCTGAACCCGGCCGACATCCCCTTCGTCGCCGACGAACAGGCCACCAGCTACCCGCTGGAGGTCGACGGCCAGGTCTACCCGATCGCCACAGTGTCGATGGGCAACCCGCACGCGGTGCTGCGCGTCGACAACGTGGCCAGCGCCCCGGTGCACACGCTGGGCCCGAAAATCGAAAACCATCCGCGTTTCCCGCAGCGGGTGAATGCCGGTTTCCTCCAGGTCATCGACCGCCACCGCGCCAACCTGCGGGTGTGGGAGCGTGGCGCTGGCGAGACCCAGGCCTGTGGCACCGGCGCCTGCGCCGCGGCCGTGGCGGCAATCAGCCAGGGCTGGATGGATTCCCCGGTTTCCCTCGACCTGCCCGGCGGGCGCCTGAACATCGAATGGGCCGGCCCCGGCAAGCCCGTGTTGATGACCGGCCCGGCCGTGCGCGTCTACGAAGGACAGGTTCGTCTCTAA